A single Carassius carassius chromosome 3, fCarCar2.1, whole genome shotgun sequence DNA region contains:
- the cct7 gene encoding T-complex protein 1 subunit eta isoform X1 — MVIISLTTNASRVLESSRCIVGTSPCTVVLFYPANMMPTPVILLKEGTDSSQGIPQLISNINACQVVAEAVRTTLGPRGMDKLVVDNRGKATISNDGATILKLLDVVHPAAKTLVDIARSQDAEVGDGTTSVTLLAAEFLKQLKPYVEEGLHPQTIIRAFRIATQLAVKKINEIAVTIKKDDKHEQRGLLEKCAATALNSKLIAGQKDFFSKMVVDAVMMLDDLLPLKMIGVKKVQGGALEDSQLVAGVAFKKTFSYAGFEMQPKRYVNPKIALLNIELELKAEKDNAEVRVKSVEDYQAIVDAEWNILYDKLEKIYKSGAKVVLSKLPIGDVATQFFADRDLFCAGRVVEEDLKRTMMACGGSIQTSVGALTDDVLGQCELFEEVQVGGERYNFFKGCPKAKTCTIILRGGAEQFMEETDRSLHDAIMIVRRAIKNDSIVAGGGAIEMELSKYLRDYSRTIPGKQQLLIGAYAKALEIIPRQLCDNAGFDATNILNKLRAKHALGGMWFGVDVNNEDIADNFQACVWEPSIVRINALTAASEAACLILSVDETIKNPRSSADGPAPPAGRGRGRGRPPHAH, encoded by the exons ATGGTCATCATCAGTTTAACAACAAACGCGTCTCGTGTTCTAGAGAGTTCTAGGTGCATTGTGGGTACCTCACCCTGCACCGTCGTCCTCTTCTATCCTGCAAACATGATG CCCACTCCAGTCATCCTCCTGAAGGAGGGCACAGACTCCTCTCAGGGGATCCCACAGCTCATCAGTAACATCAATGCCTGCCAGGTTGTGGCAGAGGCTGTGCGGACCACCCTCGGCCCCCGTGGCATGGACAAGCTTGTGGTAGATAACAGAG GCAAAGCCACTATTTCTAATGATGGAGCCACAATTCTGAAACTTTTGGATGTTGTACACCCTGCAGCCAAGACTCTGGTAGATATTGCCAGATCTCAGGATGCTGAG GTTGGTGATGGCACCACCTCAGTGACTCTGCTTGCTGCTGAGTTTCTGAAGCAGTTAAAGCCATACGTAGAGGAGGGTCTTCACCCCCAGACCATCATCAGAGCGTTCCGCATCGCCACACAGCTCGCTGTCAAAAAGATCAACGAAATCGCTGTTACCATCAAGAAGGATGACAAGCA TGAGCAGAGGGGGTTGTTGGAGAAGTGTGCTGCTACGGCTCTGAACTCCAAGCTGATTGCAGGACAGAAGGATTTCTTCTCCAAGATGGTGGTGGATGCAGTGATGATGCTGGATGATCTACTTCCTCTGAAGATGATTGGAGTGAAGAAAGTGCAGGGCGGCGCTCTGGAG GACTCTCAGCTTGTAGCTGGTGTGGCATTCAAGAAGACCTTCTCCTATGCTGGCTTTGAGATGCAGCCCAAACGCTATGTGAACCCAAAAATCGCACTGCTCAACATTGAGTTGGAGTTAAAGGCAGAGAAGGATAATGCAGAAGTCCGTGTCAAATCTGTGGAG GACTACCAGGCCATTGTTGATGCTGAATGGAACATCCTATACGATAAGTTGGAGAAGATCTACAAATCTGGTGCTAAAGTGGTGCTGTCGAAGCTGCCCATTGGAGATGTTGCTACACAATTCTTTGCAGACAGAGATCTGTTCTGTGCAGGCCGTGTTGTGGAGGAAGATCTTAAGAGAACTATGATG GCCTGTGGTGGCTCTATTCAGACCAGTGTCGGTGCCCTGACTGATGATGTGCTTGGTCAGTGTGAGCTGTTTGAAGAAGTGCAGGTTGGAGGAGAAAg ATACAACTTCTTCAAAGGCTGCCCGAAGGCCAAGACCTGCACCATCATCCTGAGGGGTGGTGCAGAGCAGTTCATGGAGGAAACTGATCGCTCACTGCACGATGCCATCATGATTGTGCGCAGAGCAATCAAG AATGACTCTATTGTTGCTGGAGGTGGCGCTATTGAGATGGAGCTGTCAAAGTATCTGAGGGATTACTCTAGAACAATTCCAGGGAAGCAGCAGTTGCTGATCGGAGCCTATGCCAAAGCCCTGGAGATTATTCCCAGACAGCTGTGTGACAACGCAGGTTTTGATGCTACCAATATCCTGAACAAACTGAGGGCCAAGCATGCACTG GGTGGTATGTGGTTTGGAGTGGATGTGAATAATGAAGATATAGCAGATAACTTCCAGGCTTGTGTATGGGAGCCCTCTATTGTGCGTATCAATGCCCTGACCGCTGCCTCTGAAGCTGCGTGTCTCATCCTCTCGGTGGATGAGACCATCAAGAATCCTCGCTCTTCTGCTGATGGcccagcaccacctgctggcagaggaAGAGGTCGCGGTAGACCCCCACACGCTCACTAA
- the cct7 gene encoding T-complex protein 1 subunit eta isoform X2, whose protein sequence is MSPTPVILLKEGTDSSQGIPQLISNINACQVVAEAVRTTLGPRGMDKLVVDNRGKATISNDGATILKLLDVVHPAAKTLVDIARSQDAEVGDGTTSVTLLAAEFLKQLKPYVEEGLHPQTIIRAFRIATQLAVKKINEIAVTIKKDDKHEQRGLLEKCAATALNSKLIAGQKDFFSKMVVDAVMMLDDLLPLKMIGVKKVQGGALEDSQLVAGVAFKKTFSYAGFEMQPKRYVNPKIALLNIELELKAEKDNAEVRVKSVEDYQAIVDAEWNILYDKLEKIYKSGAKVVLSKLPIGDVATQFFADRDLFCAGRVVEEDLKRTMMACGGSIQTSVGALTDDVLGQCELFEEVQVGGERYNFFKGCPKAKTCTIILRGGAEQFMEETDRSLHDAIMIVRRAIKNDSIVAGGGAIEMELSKYLRDYSRTIPGKQQLLIGAYAKALEIIPRQLCDNAGFDATNILNKLRAKHALGGMWFGVDVNNEDIADNFQACVWEPSIVRINALTAASEAACLILSVDETIKNPRSSADGPAPPAGRGRGRGRPPHAH, encoded by the exons ATGTCT CCCACTCCAGTCATCCTCCTGAAGGAGGGCACAGACTCCTCTCAGGGGATCCCACAGCTCATCAGTAACATCAATGCCTGCCAGGTTGTGGCAGAGGCTGTGCGGACCACCCTCGGCCCCCGTGGCATGGACAAGCTTGTGGTAGATAACAGAG GCAAAGCCACTATTTCTAATGATGGAGCCACAATTCTGAAACTTTTGGATGTTGTACACCCTGCAGCCAAGACTCTGGTAGATATTGCCAGATCTCAGGATGCTGAG GTTGGTGATGGCACCACCTCAGTGACTCTGCTTGCTGCTGAGTTTCTGAAGCAGTTAAAGCCATACGTAGAGGAGGGTCTTCACCCCCAGACCATCATCAGAGCGTTCCGCATCGCCACACAGCTCGCTGTCAAAAAGATCAACGAAATCGCTGTTACCATCAAGAAGGATGACAAGCA TGAGCAGAGGGGGTTGTTGGAGAAGTGTGCTGCTACGGCTCTGAACTCCAAGCTGATTGCAGGACAGAAGGATTTCTTCTCCAAGATGGTGGTGGATGCAGTGATGATGCTGGATGATCTACTTCCTCTGAAGATGATTGGAGTGAAGAAAGTGCAGGGCGGCGCTCTGGAG GACTCTCAGCTTGTAGCTGGTGTGGCATTCAAGAAGACCTTCTCCTATGCTGGCTTTGAGATGCAGCCCAAACGCTATGTGAACCCAAAAATCGCACTGCTCAACATTGAGTTGGAGTTAAAGGCAGAGAAGGATAATGCAGAAGTCCGTGTCAAATCTGTGGAG GACTACCAGGCCATTGTTGATGCTGAATGGAACATCCTATACGATAAGTTGGAGAAGATCTACAAATCTGGTGCTAAAGTGGTGCTGTCGAAGCTGCCCATTGGAGATGTTGCTACACAATTCTTTGCAGACAGAGATCTGTTCTGTGCAGGCCGTGTTGTGGAGGAAGATCTTAAGAGAACTATGATG GCCTGTGGTGGCTCTATTCAGACCAGTGTCGGTGCCCTGACTGATGATGTGCTTGGTCAGTGTGAGCTGTTTGAAGAAGTGCAGGTTGGAGGAGAAAg ATACAACTTCTTCAAAGGCTGCCCGAAGGCCAAGACCTGCACCATCATCCTGAGGGGTGGTGCAGAGCAGTTCATGGAGGAAACTGATCGCTCACTGCACGATGCCATCATGATTGTGCGCAGAGCAATCAAG AATGACTCTATTGTTGCTGGAGGTGGCGCTATTGAGATGGAGCTGTCAAAGTATCTGAGGGATTACTCTAGAACAATTCCAGGGAAGCAGCAGTTGCTGATCGGAGCCTATGCCAAAGCCCTGGAGATTATTCCCAGACAGCTGTGTGACAACGCAGGTTTTGATGCTACCAATATCCTGAACAAACTGAGGGCCAAGCATGCACTG GGTGGTATGTGGTTTGGAGTGGATGTGAATAATGAAGATATAGCAGATAACTTCCAGGCTTGTGTATGGGAGCCCTCTATTGTGCGTATCAATGCCCTGACCGCTGCCTCTGAAGCTGCGTGTCTCATCCTCTCGGTGGATGAGACCATCAAGAATCCTCGCTCTTCTGCTGATGGcccagcaccacctgctggcagaggaAGAGGTCGCGGTAGACCCCCACACGCTCACTAA